The DNA window AAGCATCCTTGCATTGCATGGTGTCGCACTATTCTCGTATACCCGCCGTTAAGCAGCCAGAAGTAGAGTCTGCTGTGCTTGGTATGTAGTTATCGTGAAATGGCTAGATTCACTTTGAGCTCACAAAATATGCAGCCCGATACCGTTTTCCACTAGACTCTTTGTAGTACTCGATCCAGCAACTGCACCGGCACGTAGACGGCCTGAGGCACAAGACCTACTGTGAGTTTGTTTAGAGAGGAGTCCTGagggacgcggccgccgcagatccACAAAACAACGTTCACTCAGGACTATGTTCTGCACCACTACACTCTCTGGTAGGGTACTCTAAAGGAACCAAGAAAGGAGGACAGGCACGTGATAACGGTCGGCTAGGAAAGGGCGAACCCATACCGGAAGCGAAAGAGGAACTTACGTCGTGCCGAATTGCATGAATTGGTTGCACATCTTGGTCACTGGCAGACAACCTGGCAACTAAATGCGGGTCTTTGACGGTGCAACTATAAAGAGAGCAATCAGATATGCAGTTTGTAGAATGGAGACACATGCACATGCGTGCCCTTCGAGTATGATAAACGATGATTCCCAACTCTTCCCCTCACCTGTCGTTTGGCcacgagaggaggaggcaagCTTCGTGGGAACACTGGCGGTCACTTAGAATCTACAGGCATCGCATAAGGGCAGTTGGTAACGAGACATGAATGGTTGCTCACCCGCAGAAAGAGCTTTTTCTACGAATGCTTTCTCCGAACAGACGGTTTGGAATGCTGCGAATCCATGAGTAGTCCGTCATGGACGGTCCGAGACAACTCCACTGTTGTACTCAGTTGCGACTGCTCCCACAACCTCGAAACCTGGTGACATAACCGAGGCCGTGCTTTTATGATTCGATATGGCAGGTGAGTTTTGTCGTCCTTTAGTCTGCAAACCCTCCACCGATCTTTCTTTTGCCCCAGTGGGAGCCCATCAATGAACTTTCGTGAGAATTGTGATAGTCTGAAGGGGACCTCGGGCGGAAGCGCAAGTGACACTCGTGATAAAGTGACAACACTCTCTCTACTTGTCACGGCCTCCGTTCTGGTTTGTTTTTCCGCCTCTTATCTGTTGTTTGTGTCTGTGTTCTTTTCCCAGGGCcggtcttcttcgcgtgccTGTttgcagacacacgcaccAGTGCCGTTCCGAGGGGCTTTACGGTCACCCGTGCTACTGGAACAGTGCGCTGGGCACGTTCCCTGACACCAGCCGCCCGTCTACCTCTTTCAAGGGAGGAGACATGGGCGCCAAATTGCAGGGTGGCAGTGTCGGTCGCAAATTTTTGGCCAAAAAGAGCAACAGACGTCCAACATTTTACCAGTTTGTTTATTCACTCGCCCCTATGTTTCTCGGCTATAGTGGTTTTTGTCGAGATTATGTGTTTGGTACAACTCCCCATCTCGTGCTTCCACGCCACTGACTCCTGTGACCTCTGATCCCCGAGTCAGTAGCTATTATGTGGACAATGGTGCCGTCGTGTCATCTCTTCAGACGCCCGTGACGATCGTCGGATATTATGGCGGAAGTTCATCGTCTGTGATCACGCTTGTTGGGACGTCGGCTGTTCTGTTGCGGACAGCTCTGTATATTGACGGCAGTATTTTGTCTCTTACACAAAAAAGGGACGAACTTTTTCCTTTTTGGAGCTTTGTGCGACCGGGCGGAGAAAACGGCGGAAGTTTGAGCCCAGAACGGGAGTGCTCGAGCAAGCCGAAAAATCGCGGACATCGTCTGATTCGAAAAAGACAATAGTTTCCAGCTCCTACTTTgggtgcgtgtgcgcgctCGTGATCTCATAACAGCGAGCAGCCATGGAGGCAGGCGCTTCTTTCGCCCTGACGCCACAGCCGATCTTGTCGTCTGCGTATTCTGGGGACCTGCCTAATCACCTTTCCCCTCCTCGTGCTCTTCCTGTTGATGACACACAGCCGGACAAAAAGAGGTCACAGATAGGCGTCCCGTCTCCGACCTGCATTGGAGGCAGCACTCTAGACTTCCCGTCTCTCCAAATTGCTACAGAGTCTACTTGCTCGCCGACTGTTTCCACCCCCGAGTCaaccgcagagagcgagtgTCCTCCAACGCCTTGTGGTGACTTTGGAGAGCGAACCACTGTGGTTTCGCAAGAGTCCGTTGTCACGCCTGCCGACAGCGTTGAACCAAGCTCAGTTGCAGCCTCCGGACAGAGAACTCGCCacgctcttcctcctcacctAGGCGTTGCATCATCATCAACGCCGCCTGCCACTCAGCCGTCTTGTCACGCTGACGAACGACAAGTTGACGTGGCCGTCGTTGGCGCTGGGCTCGCCGGCTtgacggcggcgctcgcagtGCACAGGAAAACAGGGAGGGTAGTTCATATTtacgagaaggaagacgctgAATATTGGGGTTCACCGTCTTTTGCAACCCATCGGACTTCGCCTACATCTCGAGGAAATGGGGCACTTCGGGACGAATACGAAGCTCGAGAGATACTGCTGCGAACAAATGGCTTGGACGCCTTGAGGTGCATAGATGAACAACTTGCTTGTGATGTGCTGGAATGCGGACATATAGTGTATTCCGACTGTCTTGATGTCTTCGATTTTGATGTGAAGGCAACCGCGTCTACGCTAGTATTCGGAATCTACTGGGCAGATCTACAGCAGATCCTCTACAGACATTGCCAGCAATACCCAGAGGGGATTGTGTTTTGCTTCAAAAAACTTCTCAAATGTGCACTGCCGAACAACACCCATACGTCACCTTCCTCCGCAGAAGCGGACCCCACAGTGAacgcttcgctctcctcttcctctttctcgcctccttcaACTGTCTCGACTGCATCTTCCACCGGCTCAACACCAACTGCGTCCTCCCCAGATTTCGTGATCTtcccccgcggcgccagtGAACATGGAGAGGTCGAGGCAAAAGACTGCTCCGgaaaagaaggcgcgaggacCACAGAGGATTCATCGCAACTTTCCCCTACCGACATCAATAAGAGTAGTAATAAGAA is part of the Besnoitia besnoiti strain Bb-Ger1 chromosome XII, whole genome shotgun sequence genome and encodes:
- a CDS encoding hypothetical protein (encoded by transcript BESB_022630), which translates into the protein MEAGASFALTPQPILSSAYSGDLPNHLSPPRALPVDDTQPDKKRSQIGVPSPTCIGGSTLDFPSLQIATESTCSPTVSTPESTAESECPPTPCGDFGERTTVVSQESVVTPADSVEPSSVAASGQRTRHALPPHLGVASSSTPPATQPSCHADERQVDVAVVGAGLAGLTAALAVHRKTGRVVHIYEKEDAEYWGSPSFATHRTSPTSRGNGALRDEYEAREILLRTNGLDALRCIDEQLACDVLECGHIVYSDCLDVFDFDVKATASTLVFGIYWADLQQILYRHCQQYPEGIVFCFKKLLKCALPNNTHTSPSSAEADPTVNASLSSSSFSPPSTVSTASSTGSTPTASSPDFVIFPRGASEHGEVEAKDCSGKEGARTTEDSSQLSPTDINKSSNKKRGHQLSHGGSYNKKGGVVLCFQDGVHVAAKLVIGADGSCSSARTDFGDIFRGCGNDSPDRTTGNATRQTPSHDPTRIQYQGLVEVGSDVQDLTRNIWLFHKETASHISVIKALGPNILTWSITQQAHETTEGLETGHEEEAKQRALAIVARVMEGAAGKTKDVAELLLRLVERTSYEDIQVLKLNPPPSSTGRWTRLDDQLVLVGNAAHPIASNIGQSHDLTIEDAVQLAYCLTDWEHDDSLAAQRFARIRKQSLVHVLKLSEAVHANMWLNNVDHCDEDVHEMETETPSDSSLFTRANFVPVRSILWAPDSQELMENAELETEYM